The Allorhodopirellula heiligendammensis genome includes a window with the following:
- a CDS encoding tRNA-binding protein, translated as MSDYPYNFDVQITETLVYLPKHIASKLDIGKSKRVRIEGEINGVRIECGLMPDKGKWCFMVSKKLQKTCGISPGDLASISFDIADSESVVVPSELQLALDANDAARGIWEQWTAGKRRANCLRVSSVKKAETRERRVEEVIALLMAELGLQTGIATWQMFESIDMRAGTITAVDDFPEARNPAFKVAVDFGPELGTKRTSAQITVNYTKDNLLGRQIIGVVNFSSKQIGPFMSEFLILGFYCEDGSVILATPDQSVANGSRLA; from the coding sequence ATGAGTGATTACCCCTACAACTTCGACGTTCAAATCACCGAAACGCTCGTCTACTTACCAAAGCATATCGCGTCCAAGTTGGACATTGGAAAGTCGAAACGAGTGCGAATCGAAGGTGAGATTAACGGCGTTCGCATCGAGTGTGGCTTGATGCCGGATAAGGGCAAGTGGTGCTTTATGGTGTCGAAGAAGCTGCAGAAGACATGCGGCATTTCACCAGGGGATCTCGCGAGTATCAGTTTTGACATTGCTGATTCTGAATCGGTCGTTGTGCCGTCCGAGTTGCAGCTGGCGCTCGACGCTAACGATGCAGCAAGGGGGATCTGGGAGCAGTGGACCGCGGGTAAGCGACGTGCAAACTGCCTGCGTGTGTCGTCGGTGAAGAAGGCCGAGACACGCGAGCGACGCGTCGAAGAGGTGATAGCTCTCTTGATGGCAGAATTGGGCCTGCAAACGGGGATCGCGACATGGCAGATGTTTGAAAGCATCGACATGCGGGCGGGGACGATTACCGCCGTCGACGATTTCCCTGAGGCCCGCAATCCGGCATTCAAGGTTGCCGTGGACTTCGGACCCGAACTGGGCACCAAGCGAACGAGCGCCCAAATCACCGTGAACTACACCAAAGACAATTTGCTCGGCCGGCAGATTATTGGTGTTGTCAACTTTTCCTCGAAACAAATCGGACCGTTTATGTCCGAGTTCCTCATCCTCGGTTTCTACTGCGAAGATGGCTCCGTCATCCTGGCGACCCCCGATCAGTCAGTCGCCAACGGATCCAGATTAGCGTAG
- a CDS encoding platelet-activating factor acetylhydrolase IB subunit has translation MPRLVLCQLPVLVTLLLASVCVAQEAVLETATPPKSNTAIVPVPRDGNWMKRHESFNERVQKGNVDLLMIGDSITHGWEGAGREVWEKYYGDRNAVNLGIGGDRTQHVLWRLQNGNIENISPKLAVLMIGTNNCGSNTPEEIAEGVEAIVDELRTELPNMKVLILAIFPRGEDDTHAGRQVNMKANELIKELADGDMVYFLDINSAFLSDNRVLTREVMPDLLHPKQKGYAIWAEAMEPTVAKLMGDS, from the coding sequence ATGCCTCGCCTTGTTTTGTGTCAGTTGCCAGTCCTCGTCACGCTTCTACTAGCCTCCGTGTGTGTCGCTCAGGAGGCCGTTCTCGAAACCGCAACGCCACCGAAGTCCAACACGGCGATCGTGCCGGTTCCCCGCGACGGGAATTGGATGAAGCGTCACGAGAGTTTTAATGAACGTGTGCAGAAAGGCAACGTTGACCTGCTGATGATCGGCGATTCGATCACTCACGGGTGGGAAGGCGCCGGACGTGAAGTCTGGGAAAAGTACTACGGCGATCGCAATGCCGTGAATTTAGGTATCGGTGGCGACCGAACTCAACATGTTCTGTGGCGTCTCCAGAATGGTAATATCGAGAATATCTCGCCCAAACTGGCCGTGCTGATGATCGGCACGAACAACTGCGGCAGCAATACTCCCGAGGAGATTGCCGAGGGCGTGGAGGCCATCGTTGACGAACTGCGAACCGAGCTCCCGAACATGAAGGTGCTCATCCTGGCGATTTTCCCTCGTGGTGAAGATGACACCCACGCGGGGCGTCAGGTGAACATGAAGGCCAACGAGTTGATCAAAGAACTAGCCGATGGCGACATGGTTTACTTCCTCGACATCAATTCAGCATTCCTGTCAGATAACCGCGTCCTAACCCGCGAGGTCATGCCCGACCTGTTGCACCCCAAACAAAAGGGCTACGCCATCTGGGCGGAAGCAATGGAACCCACAGTCGCCAAGCTGATGGGCGATTCCTGA